CGACCGGTGCCCATTCACCGTATCTATCATACATCTATTTAATCACCGGCTGCATGAAATTAACGACAGATCAATCGATAGTTGGTCACCTTTGTGGCGGCAGGACggcattttttatgttctAACCTCCCAACCCAACGGTTATGCTTCTTACGGTTAAAACTGGAACCGCTGAATGAATGATAGGCTTTAGAATAGATTCGTAAAACTGCAAGCGTCAATCAACCGTCAACGAGGTGCCATTCGTGTTCAATTCACCCATTACACTGCAGCTCATTACTTTTGCACGCTCAGTGCCCCACCGAGTGGAAAGTGAAGCAAACCATTTTGATCTGGCCAAAACCTTACGCATAGTATTTCATGAAGAGATTTGTTTTGGGAACGCTGCTACCGCTGCCGTCTTGGTCATAATTGGCGTGCAGATTAGCTTCGCGGCCACTATGCAAAACTGGTCTCTTTCACGGACGGGTCGCAATCTTGGCTTGACAAAGATTGAGCCGCATGGGGAAAAGCACATGAATAGACAGAAAACGGTAGTGACCAATCGACGGGAAACGGGCATCGGGCTGGGTCCAAAACTGGAGCTGTCGTGAGAAACCGGAGGTCTGTATCCGGTGGGGAGGGAGAGTTTACGCAATAGCGTCGGACCACGAGACCTAGGGAGCTTCCCGCGAAGGCCGGATGACGAATGGAGTCCGCGAAGGCGGTGAGCGTGGAAgggtgaaattaatttgtgtaCGACACGTTTTTAACGACGtttcataaaacattaaaagcaaaaaaaggcacataaaacccgaaccggaatCATTGTTGGTGGTTTGCTCGCGTCAGTCGGTTTCATTTCTCACAGCGCTCTTAAACGCTGTCTCACATTTATCGACCTCTTCCACGGCCGTCGCACGGTGAGAGGGTTTCGCCCGTTGATACTGCAGACTATGAACGTGGCGGTGATCAcctgtttttattgtttcacaaaaaaaagccCGCATGACCCTCCGTAGAAACAGGCAGTTTTGTGCTTAGCGGCTGGCTTTCAGGTGGGAACAGACGGCCTTTGAAGCGGCTCGTAATGATTAAGCGAAAGCTGATCGAAATGGCTCGCTATCGAATGGTGCAGGTGGTCGAGGGCCAGAACGGTCGACCAGAACCAAGTACTTGAACATCTGGCAGGATTCTGAAGGTTGAAGGCAAacggcgacagcagcagcaggtagcTCATGATTACACTAATTACGGCGATGTCGTGAGCCAAGATTAATCTAATCAACGCCACGTTTTCTTACCCTTACCACATTTATTAACGCGCCCGAGTTGCCATGTGCCCCACATCTCACTGCATTGCCGATCCAGCACTGTGTGTATTGTAGTTTTATGCTGTGCCCACTAGCTGCCCCTGACAGAGGAACTATGCACCTATGCACCACTACTAGAGAAACCATCGAGTTCGGCGGCAAGATTGTGAGAACGGCTGGGACGCCCGTATCCGATTTTGAAATATCGCCCCTTTTGTTAGGTTAGCAAATCGGTCCCACGAAGAAAAACtggagcaacagcagcagaatgaGCCACACAGAACAGTATGAAGAATGGTTCTCCGTGGGCTAATGAGCTGTTCGTGTGTACGTGTTGACATGTGCGATGAGTGACAATAATTAGAATGGGACCCATGTTATGCGGAATGTCCATAGCAAAAATGGATTGGTTGTTGCGATCACTAGAAAACATTATATTTCATTTGACTGTAGCTTATCAATTAATATTATCCAAGAGGTCTAAAACAcaatttgaaataattaaacagTTCCAGTATTCGAATGAACTGTTTCAATGAACTGAAGTTGGCTCTAACTTGAACATTTTAAAGTTCCCATCAAACTTGCCTAAGTTGCTATAAATCTCTGTAAGTCCTTGGTTGTGCATGTTGTAAATATCAAATCTGTTGAggccaaatgaaatgaattttgaGTGTTTTGGAACATAACAAATTGTCCTTTTCCATACGTTCCAAAAACGAGAGAAGTTGGTTAATACCAAATCAATCAGTTTCGGCCCATTTTTGCGAAATTTTGATGAAGAGTGTTTTGCAGTCTTTCTCACATCGCAGCGCATCGGTTATGTAAATCGTTTACAGCAACTAATCATGTTGTGCTGCGAAACGAGCGTTTATTACGCGTGAACATATCGTCGTATAATGCGGCCTGCGAAGCTCTGCGTCTCACATAATGGCTACAATTCGGGCATGGGGTCTGTGAGGCAACGAGTAGTCCGCACCAAAATCTCATCGTAAGGCGGATGTAATAAAATTGAGTTTGGAATTTCTGTAACAGTCCGGCCCATCGACCGACTTTCCCGAGCACGAGGGTTCGGTTTTCCACGAGATTGAGTTGTACGTGGGCCTTAGCCAGGCATGCAAACCTAGCTACGTACGTAGAAACCCCCACGAATGGAGAGAAAACCATTGGTCGAGAAAAGCGTTCGTACTTGTCGCAAGGTTCAAACGGGTTGTAACCGATGGTCCATGCCAGCTACGAATGGCTGTGATGGCTTACTCGGGGAGGCGTGCGGAAGCAACGCGGTGGTCACGAGCTGCGTGCTTCATTTGTACGCGGTGAATGGCTGCGTTCGATGCACGCCACATTCGTCGATCGGTCGAATGGCTTGGATCGGTCACTGCCGATGCGGAATGCAAGGTCGATCCAGTTCCGCTGAGTTAGTTTAacttcgttttgcttctttttaataatttttcttccttGGCGCTTCGCGGACCCAAGTCCAACAGTTTTatgatgattttatttgattccCGGCAAAGTTTCGTTGGGACCTTCATCACGTGGTGTCTCCCCGGAGCCAATCTCAGCCTATGGGCTGTGGTGTTCTGCTCAACACCAAACGCCCCGAAAGCGGTTGGCAATAAATCCAACCAATCGGATCCGACGCGAACCGATTAAGAAATCGCAAACCGAAACCCTTTTGATCAGTGTAAGCCCGAGCACCAAAATCGTGAGTTAATCAAAAGCAGTCTTCTGATCGATTGAGTTGACTGGTTGATAGAATGTTTGAAAACGATAGCATTGGTCAACGTCATTGGTAGTGCAACGCAGAAAATAATGCGATCGAGAAAGGAGGTTGTATAAACAGTGAGGATTTTCAACACTCAGGATACCACGCGTTGAAGCCATCATCGCGATGCAGTGATCGATTTCGAAATACCGTGACAAAAAGCTTCGTGTCACGTTAATTAACGTTAATATGTTAGTTTTGTATTCGAACATCTTTTCCATTGAATGGCTAAACCACTGTAAGAACCTGTTCATTATGTGTAAAGTAAATCAAAAACTCTTTATTATTTGTTAGTCGCGCCACTGTTATGATGCTGCAATCTTACAAACTACAAACTGAcctacaaaataaaattactcGTTGTGTGTGGCGTTTCTCGcattcgattttattgaaataaaCTTTGGTAAGCTGCTAGAATCTGTTCACATTGAACATGAAAACTATGAAAACTAAGCCGTTATTGAAACTTTCTTTACTGGATTCGAGTTGTTTGGAATCGACACAATAAATCACGCTCAACCATAACAATAACATAAGTCGCAGTCCTCGTTCTTATCGCCGTTACGCTTATAGCTAATAATGCTCGCTGTTGTAAAATACCTCAAAATTCTTCGCCTTTGAATGCTTTCCAGAGTTCATCTCTCGGTAGAGCAGGAGTatgatggtgctggtgaatGTTAAAACCACTAATACACCGAGAACGAGAACAACGAAAGGTGAATAAGTTGCTTCAACATACAATCTGGCTATCATACTTACGCGTTGTCCAGATGAATGCAATGATGCCCAGCTGTCTCTCGCCTGTTCCAGCTTCGAACAGCATCCAATCGATGTGAGCATGGCCTAGGAAGCCCGTGGCCGCTACCAGAAAGCACAAAAAGGGCAGCAAATATTTGGCTTTCTCCCTTAGGATGCCCCAGAAAAAGGCTCCACTCATTACCAGATACAGCACGGCTAGAACAACGACCAGAGTGACCTCCAGATTGTACGCACTGTTTCCCGAGAAGCAAGGGCTGGTCTCATCGTTGGACCCCAGTGATCTCCCAGCCGTCGTAAGCAGGTACACGCTGCAGACGGTCGTCCCGAAGCCCGCCAGACATGCGATGAGCCGCTTCTCCTCGTACGGAATCCGGAGCCAACACGGAGTGACCAGCGTGAGACGCATTTCGACGCGAAACTGACCAAACGGCTCGCGTACACAGAATGCTATCGATCGAGAACTGGGGCTACGATTGAGGGTTATCAACAATGATTTCGATTCCAGCGCAGTCCCGTCACGCGGCCTATCACTGATTAGGTCAATTTTGTTGTCAATACGATTACGCCGGCAGTATACACCgcaaaatgtttaatgtttcgtttgctaAAATAGATAGCAAACTGCAACCAGCTAAAGTGACTGAGTAAATAAACACAATAGGGTTTTCCTATTGTTTACAAACACACTAGTTTGTTTCTATACCATGAAAAAGATAGACAATTCGTCAAATCTATTGTTGTGCTCTTTGCTTTGAACACTAAAAGCTTCAAATCAAAACTACTACCACTGAAACTTCTTGTTCGctattttgcataaattactttctttaaattgattttcaacaAATGCCCCATTACAATCGAAAGCCAATTGATCTCCTgtcttttatttaaatattcgCTCGAAACCGTCGGCATATGGTCGATCTCGTGCAGTTGAGAAAGCGCATTTCTCCCCCGGTTAGTGTtagacgaagacgacgattgGTTGAAAGTTGTTAAAAGAAAGTGCAATTTAATTGATGCCACTTTGCGAATAAACAATTGTTCCGGTAAAATGTTCGTGCACCGCTTCCGTGGTTGTTGCAATGGGAGAACCAATGCACCGGTCGTTAAAACTTGATCGAAAGAAGTAAACTTTTACGACACAGCCCTGCCTACACCCCATCgtaaaaatggccaaattgCGAAGACCGTATGCAGTCCTAATCGTGCATTAAATGCATGGTCGAGAGCTCGCACATGTGTAGTTGAAGCTCGCGACGCATGATAATGGTGGAATCATTATCTTACAGAGATttcaccagaaaaaaaaagttcgcTTTCCATAGCTGGACTTCCGTGCAGAGATAAGGTCTGACCACAGATAGCCACTAAAGCAGAATGCACCAAGCGATTAAGTTTGTCTTCGCAACTCGAAATTCGGGGTCGATGCCTTGTGAGCCTTATCGATTTTTGATTTACGATCCGTTGGACACCAAAAAATGATAATTGGCAAAAACCACACGTACGCTAGTTCACGGTTTTTTCAGAGAAGGTTGACACCTGAATGGTGACTCCTTCGATTGATTTACGATCGGCGATGCTGGTTCAGCGGTCAAGTGCATGGCAGCCATGCGTGGCACCATTTTGGGTGTAGCTGGTGGCGCTTAGATTGGCCACAGCCAATTATCGGACTTGCTTCTGTAAGTTTTAAGAGCCATTGGTGTTGCGTTGCAAAAATTTTCGAACAAATGATCCAACGCGTCATTAAAGCTATTAGTTCCACCCTGCGAATCGCATCTGGCGCAATGTGCTGTTTATTTAAGGCTCTTTTCGCATGCTTGAGTCATCCCaagtgtttgataaattgGTTTTTACGGCCTTATTTGTAACAATGTATTATGGAACTGGTCATAGTTTATGTAAATCGCACCATTGTCGTGCCCGTATCTCAAGTTACCTTTCTTTAACTCCCTGTTAGTTCAAAGTCGCGCAGCCCTAGGGCCAGTTGCTCAGTGCCCCTTAAGTAAGTGTACAATTCATTGTACGCTAATGGTCATAAAAATTGCTAGACAGACAGGACGTTGTGACTTTCGTTTCAGCGCGCGGTGTGTGGCCGCAGAAGGCAAACACCTCGCCTTGCGTACTACCACCCTTTTACGGGCGTTTGAGATTAATCAAAATTTCTCACATTCTTTGCGAGTGCGCCGCCAACACGCGCACCGACCAAATCGTCGACGACGGTGCCCAGTCAGGTTCTATCATCCGGTCCCGACGCAAGTCCAGATCGGGGCCACTGCAGGAGAATAGGCAGATTAATGACATAATGGATGGCCACATGATTACATACTCGCGCTACACATTGAGCGGTCGAGTAGACACCGTCTGGCGAGCTGTCAGTCGAACGCTGGACAATATGTCGGATTTTGCAACACACCGATTGAATCGATCGGCAAAGAATATGCTCCAAATACCGTACTGGGCGCATCGAATCGCAAAGTGAGGTTCCTGGCGCTCGGTTTAAACGCGCAGAAACGTAATCGACTCGCGGGCTAACGATCAGTCCCAACGGACACCAATCAATTGCTCCAACGGGTTGGGGAAAAGCGGTTACAATCACTCGACTACTGGCCGAGTAAGCAAATTTTCTTCCGTAAACTCCCCGTCCGAAACCTTGGTCTGGCTCTACTCGTATTGAACTCTCTTGGAAAGTGGAAGCTAGACCAATGATGCGTAACAACTGGGCTATGTCTGCGTGCCAGTGTGGAAGGGCTGTGTTGCTCACAATGTGACCCAGAGCCAGTTCAGTATGTTAAGGTCACGAAGCACGGCTTCACTACAAGCCAATAGTTTCGCTCGATCACCGAGCTATCACCGGAACGAGagctcgtttttctttcagcAGTTGAACTTAGCCCAGATGCATATTGGGGTCATTACCAAAACTAGGATATTGAAGAGTTCCGAATAAAATTATCCTTTTTATAGCtctattttcaatttcattcagATTTTTAATGGCGAATCATTCCTTTATTCTAGGTCACTTCAGCAACAATGTTGAACGACAAGTGAAGGTTTCCACTTCAAATTCTATCGTGAGCTTGTAACAAACTTAGTTTTGGATCTAGATTTTGCTTCTCAACCAATAGAGAAGGCGGACCGTGAACCTTTCTAGCCGTTCTAAGaaatcaccgccaccaccgtcatcgttgtcgttgtgCTGGCCAGTATATCCGGGTATCAAGTCTGTGCTTTCCAGTTTCGTTGGTTTGCGTTGTTTTCAGAATGAGTGACATCGAATGAGGAACGGTGAGAACAATTGGCAATAATTCGAAAAGGCAAGTTGTTGAACACTACAAACCGATTGATGATGCCGATCGAAACACTCCCGAAAGCATAATAGAAATATTGCGTTACTTTTTACAGTGAAACACAATTGCCGTTGACTAATGCTCAAAACAGAGCTTATTTATCGGCTCCAACGCAAAGTTCACTAAAATTACCGTTTCGTGCGATTGATAAATGAAAGGGAAATTTTCAATCTCATATCATAATTATCATTCATGGAACTACGTATCCGAAGGGGTGTCGATTTAAATTGCAATTGGAACGGACAGGCCGAAGATATTTACCAATATCTGGGCGCATGTTGCATGTTGCGTTAAAATTGAATGCGTGTCCTACGTGAACACTGTGTTGTGGTAGCGCGTTAGTAAGGCGGTGCTCGGTTGTAACTAGAAAGCGTTGCCTCTGACACCAACCACCACGTCGCAGAGGACCAATTAACTATTTTCATTTGTGGTCGCTTTGATTATGGAGGCAGGACCCAATAACGGTGTATCACGATATTCGCGGCCCATACGGGAAACTTGTCGCGATCCGTTCGCGGCAACGAGCCAGAATGTACTGCATTTGTTATGTTTGCTTTCAGTTTGGTAGATTTTCGTTGGACGCTCGTTCCTACGGTGAATCAGTATGAAGTCAATGTTTCCTTGCCCTTTGGGGTCGTCCAACTTCGGCCTACCTTTCGAACAGCAGACCAACCACAAAGTCAGGCTCGTACTGAAATGAATGCGCTCGGCCTCGCTCACAGCCTTATGACGACATCCGGCAAGCCGCAACCGAGTCGTGGCCCGTTGGTCACTCCCAAGTGGCCCGGATCGTGTCATGCAAAGCCTGTCACGCGTGTCATAGTCGCGCGTGTTTGGGAGTTGAATACCTCGCTTTTTTTCGAGGGAACGCAGAACAAAGCGACAGCCAAGAACACTATTGAAACATAAGGACAGCATAATGGGCAGCTAGGCCGAGGGCGCAAGACGTGCTGTACTTAATTTGCAGTTTGTTCAACTCGCAGCAAATTCGTACGGGTCGTTTGGTCAATTCTCCGATGTGGTAATTGAACTGTCATCGAATTCGAATTAACTAATGAACCGGGGACCCACTATGGAGAAAGGTGTAAGTCAAAAGATAATGGCCGTTCACATGAATCCACTCGTATTGTGAGGAAGCGaggttggaaaattgaaatgccGCCCATTTTCAGTCATCAGTTTCGCGTGCTTTTCCTTCACCTTCATGAAAATTGTGTCTCGAACCAGCGCGACACGCACGTGTCATACGAATACCACTTTCAGTTTTCCCGATGAAGAGCTTTTTCGCATTGCCATCCTATACCATCATACTTCATTCGCATCGGTTGCATAACTCCATCATCGCTTTTTATCAAGcgccattttattttgttttcgtatAAGACGCATCGAGAATTATGCAGCCTAAGCGGGCGTACAATCGACGTGTTATGGTTGTTTGTCAGGAACTTTGTATTTCAGGAAGCCAGAAAAACCGGGGGATGGAAAGAGACTTGTGTTGCATCTTGTCGCAACATGGATCATGAAGACAATTTGCGAAATTATTCCCCCGACATGACTGGAGAGGTAAACAGTTGTAAATGTATTGGTGCTAgctaaatttatttgaaaaaagtGTTATCTAGGTATTCATCGGTCTATGAAAAGATCCAGGAACCTAGACATGCTACGATAAATGGTCTTGATCTTGTAAGTATTATACGTATTCGCATACGGGTTACGGTTACCTAACAATATAAATGCGTTGTTTCGTAATTGTGTATTACGAACATTTGTCAATGATTGCCTTTCTCCaggcatttttttttacggaGCCGTTTACAGATGCAGATTTAGAGCGGAAAATATTCTTTCAATGCAAACTCAGAACTTTTGAAACCATTGCTGCGCAACTGGCCTACGGTACGTAGGATATTAGCCAGAATCTTAACTAGGCTGattatgtttttgttgattgttCAATTGAGGCAATAATGTAATTACCTAAAGAAGGAATAAACTGATCTTCGTTTAGAGATTTATCCCAAAGCTAGAGACGAATTCAATAACAAACCTTTCTTGAATATCGTTGGTTGacataaaaagcaacaaataGTCAAAAGGAAAATCATATAGGTAAATCAATTAGGAGTTCAAACTTATGACACATTAGCTTcttgccgtttgtttgacgAGTTTCATCGCAACTTCATGAAGTTGTAGTTTAAGCCATTATTTCACAGACATGCTTTCGTTACAAATCGGAAAAGCACAGGAAAGTTCGCTAAGTCGCAAAGAGCGGTCGAGTGTCGTCAAAGTTTACCGCAGTCGTTCCAATTGTATGACACCAAGTGATACGTGATACGTGAGCTATAGCTGCAGCGCCCAGTACTATGCGGTCAAACAATGCAGACAGTTATGTTAGAGGTTCGTGCATCAGGCATGATGGAGTCCTAAACAATTCAACTTACATAATTCTGTGGCGTCTCATGGCGCAGCAAATGAAGCACGACAGCTGCCGTTTGTCGCCCAGGTTATTCCAGGGAGTGAGTCGCCTGTTGCCCGATGAAATAGATTTCATTCATTCTGCCGTAAAGCATAGTGTTTCTTGGCCCGGCCCCCAGATTGTCAGGGTAATGAGTCGCTCGGCATGGCTTATGCTGCATTTACATTGTGTGTGACAAGTTTTTAGACCGCGGGAGCTTAAGTGGATAGTGCGGGAAATTGCTGGGCACGGTAGCCAGCACGATGGAAAATGCACCGATGCATCGCCGCCCGGTGATTGATGGAATGACCTGCGCGGAGCTACGGATCTTGCGGTAGGCCTTACTGACAGCATTGACAGGCCCTCGTTAAGGACCGAAGGGAATCGAAAGGGGTAAGGAAGGCCAATCAACGAACGGTGGCACGCACATGCTGCATGGAGGGTTTCGGCGGTGGATGATGAAAGGAATCGGAGGCTAGCAACACCATTTAGCCTAGATGCAAACTCAACCTGTGCGCGTCATCAGTCGATTTAATGAACTGCCTAACGACGAGCGAACAACCCGGGAGTTTAGTCGAGAGATCAACGGAACCGAACAACAAACCCAAACGTTGAATTTAATTGGAGAACTTGAAtaattaaactttaatttaCACTCGAGTTT
The nucleotide sequence above comes from Anopheles bellator chromosome 1, idAnoBellAS_SP24_06.2, whole genome shotgun sequence. Encoded proteins:
- the LOC131214958 gene encoding uncharacterized protein LOC131214958, which codes for MRLTLVTPCWLRIPYEEKRLIACLAGFGTTVCSVYLLTTAGRSLGSNDETSPCFSGNSAYNLEVTLVVVLAVLYLVMSGAFFWGILREKAKYLLPFLCFLVAATGFLGHAHIDWMLFEAGTGERQLGIIAFIWTTLVLTFTSTIILLLYREMNSGKHSKAKNFEVFYNSEHY